In Chelmon rostratus isolate fCheRos1 chromosome 20, fCheRos1.pri, whole genome shotgun sequence, a single window of DNA contains:
- the c1ql3a gene encoding complement C1q-like protein 3 isoform X3, translating to MVLVLVILIPVLVNSAGTAAHYEMIGTCRMVCDPYGTKSPTSTATADTVRDNSLVQSLPTFIQGPKGEPGRPGKAGPRGPPGEPGPAGPAGPPGEKGEPGRPGLPGPPGPSAAAGAISAATYSTVPKIAFYAGLKKQHEGYEVLKFDDVVTNLGNHYDPTTGKFTCSIPGIYFFTYHVLMRGGDGTSMWADLCKNNQ from the coding sequence ATGGTTCTGGTTTTGGTCATTCTCATCCCGGTTCTGGTGAACTCAGCGGGGACCGCGGCGCACTACGAGATGATCGGTACCTGTAGGATGGTGTGCGACCCGTACGGCACCAAATCTCCGACAAGCACCGCCACGGCGGACACGGTCCGAGATAACAGCCTCGTGCAGTCTTTACCCACTTTTATTCAAGGTCCGAAAGGGGAACCAGGTCGTCCAGGTAAGGCAGGTCCAAGGGGACCTCCCGGTGAGCCGGGACCGGCCGGTCCAGCCGGACCACCTGGAGAAAAGGGTGAACCGGGCAGACCTGGTTTACCAGGACCCCCGGGACCGAGCGCAGCTGCCGGCGCAATAAGCGCGGCCACCTACAGCACCGTGCCCAAGATTGCCTTTTACGCAGGGCTGAAAAAGCAGCACGAGGGCTACGAGGTGCTCAAATTCGACGACGTGGTGACCAACCTGGGAAACCACTATGACCCGACCACCGGGAAGTTCACTTGCTCCATCCCCGGGATTTATTTCTTCACTTACCACGTCCTGATGCGCGGAGGGGACGGCACCAGTATGTGGGCTGATCTGTGCAAAAACAACCAG
- the c1ql3a gene encoding complement C1q-like protein 3 isoform X2 encodes MVLVLVILIPVLVNSAGTAAHYEMIGTCRMVCDPYGTKSPTSTATADTVRDNSLVQSLPTFIQGPKGEPGRPGKAGPRGPPGEPGPAGPAGPPGEKGEPGRPGLPGPPGPSAAAGAISAATYSTVPKIAFYAGLKKQHEGYEVLKFDDVVTNLGNHYDPTTGKFTCSIPGIYFFTYHVLMRGGDGTSMWADLCKNNQCPALCASL; translated from the coding sequence ATGGTTCTGGTTTTGGTCATTCTCATCCCGGTTCTGGTGAACTCAGCGGGGACCGCGGCGCACTACGAGATGATCGGTACCTGTAGGATGGTGTGCGACCCGTACGGCACCAAATCTCCGACAAGCACCGCCACGGCGGACACGGTCCGAGATAACAGCCTCGTGCAGTCTTTACCCACTTTTATTCAAGGTCCGAAAGGGGAACCAGGTCGTCCAGGTAAGGCAGGTCCAAGGGGACCTCCCGGTGAGCCGGGACCGGCCGGTCCAGCCGGACCACCTGGAGAAAAGGGTGAACCGGGCAGACCTGGTTTACCAGGACCCCCGGGACCGAGCGCAGCTGCCGGCGCAATAAGCGCGGCCACCTACAGCACCGTGCCCAAGATTGCCTTTTACGCAGGGCTGAAAAAGCAGCACGAGGGCTACGAGGTGCTCAAATTCGACGACGTGGTGACCAACCTGGGAAACCACTATGACCCGACCACCGGGAAGTTCACTTGCTCCATCCCCGGGATTTATTTCTTCACTTACCACGTCCTGATGCGCGGAGGGGACGGCACCAGTATGTGGGCTGATCTGTGCAAAAACAACCAG